In one Phyllostomus discolor isolate MPI-MPIP mPhyDis1 chromosome 8, mPhyDis1.pri.v3, whole genome shotgun sequence genomic region, the following are encoded:
- the C8H19orf53 gene encoding leydig cell tumor 10 kDa protein homolog isoform X2, translating into MLSPTSSGACPIMAQGQRKFQAQRPSKSKAVAAASERNRGPRKGGRVIAPKKARIVQQQKLKKGLEVGIRKKIEQDVVMKASTSLPKKLALLKAPAKKK; encoded by the exons ATGCTCAGTCCCACCTCTTCCGGCGCATGCCCGATCATGGCGCAGGGACAACGTAAGTTCCAGGCGCAGAGGCCGTCCAAGAGCAAGGCGGTGGCGGCGGCCTCAGAGCGGAACCGGGGTCCGAGGAAGGGAG GTCGTGTTATCGCTCCCAAGAAGGCGCGCATTGTACAGCAGCAGAAGCTCAAGAAG GGTCTGGAGGTGGGGATCCGGAAGAAGATTGAACAGGACGTGGTGATGAAAGCCAGCACCAGCCTGCCCAAGAAGCTGGCGCTGCTGAAGGCCCCCGCCAAGAAGAAGTAG
- the C8H19orf53 gene encoding leydig cell tumor 10 kDa protein homolog isoform X1 — MLSITGPLGPELQKLYHFVSREPLGARHPLYPVMPCDPLQCSVPPLPAHARSWRRDNVSSRRRGRPRARRWRRPQSGTGVRGREGLEVGIRKKIEQDVVMKASTSLPKKLALLKAPAKKK, encoded by the exons ATGCTGTCTATTACGGGCCCCCTTGGCCCAGAACTCCAAAAACTCTACCACTTTGTTTCCCGTGAGCCCTTGGGCGCCCGGCACCCACTGTATCCCGTCATGCCCTGTGACCCGTTGCAATGCTCAGTCCCACCTCTTCCGGCGCATGCCCGATCATGGCGCAGGGACAACGTAAGTTCCAGGCGCAGAGGCCGTCCAAGAGCAAGGCGGTGGCGGCGGCCTCAGAGCGGAACCGGGGTCCGAGGAAGGGAG GGTCTGGAGGTGGGGATCCGGAAGAAGATTGAACAGGACGTGGTGATGAAAGCCAGCACCAGCCTGCCCAAGAAGCTGGCGCTGCTGAAGGCCCCCGCCAAGAAGAAGTAG
- the MRI1 gene encoding methylthioribose-1-phosphate isomerase, producing MPSLEAIRYSRGSLQILDQLLLPQQCHYEVVGSVQQAWEAIRAMKVRGAPAIALVGCLSLAVELQAGAGGPGLNALVAFVRDTLSFLVTARPTAVNMARAARDLANAAAQEAEQEGATEEAVRERVICYAEDMLEKDLRDNRKIGDLGAHHLLERAAPGGSKVTVLTHCNTGALATAGYGTALGVIRSLHNLGRLEHVFCTETRPYNQGARLTAFELVYEQIPATLIADSMAAAAMAHRDVSAVIVGADRVVANGDTANKVGTYQLAIAAKHHGIPFYVAAPSSSCDLRLETGQQIVIEERPGQELTDVNGVRIAAPGIEVWNPAFDVTPHDLITGGIITELGIFTPKELQTALSTTIS from the exons ATGCCTTCCCTGGAGGCGATCCGCTACTCGCGGGGCTCGCTGCAGATCCTCGACCaactgctgctgccccagcaatGCCACTACGAGGTGGTGGGATCAGTGCAACAGGCTTGGGAAGCCATCCGCGCCATGAAG GTGCGCGGCGCCCCTGCGATTGCACTTGTAGGCTGCCTCAGCCTGGCCGTGGAGCTGCAGGCCGGCGCTGGAGGTCCAGGACTCAACGCGCTCGTGGCCTTCGTGCGCGACACACTGAGTTTCCTGGTCACCGCCCGACCCACTGCTGTGAATATGGCCCGCGCTGCCCGCGACCTGGCCAACGCTGCAGCCCAGGAGGCCGAGCAGGAGGGCGCCACGGAGGAGGCTGTCCGGGAGAG AGTGATCTGCTATGCTGAGGACATGCTGGAGAAGGACCTCAGGGACAATCGGAAAATTGGGGACCTGGGAGCTCACCACCTCCTGGAGCGGGCAGCCCCTGGGGGCAGCAAGGTGACCGTGCTGACCCACTGTAACACCGGTGCACTAGCCACTGCTGGCTACGGCACAGCCCTGG GTGTGATCCGTTCACTGCACAACCTTGGCCGCCTAGAACATGTCTTCTGCACAGAGACCCGGCCCTACAACCAGGGGGCCCGGCTAACAGCCTTTGAGCTGGTCTATGAACAGATTCCTGCCACCCTCATCGCCGACAGCATGGCAGCCGCCGCCATGGCCCACCGAGACGTGTCAG CTGTCATCGTGGGAGCTGACCGTGTGGTTGCCAATGGCGACACAGCCAACAAGGTGGGCACCTATCAACTGGCCATTGCTGCCAAGCACCATGGCATCCCCTTCTATGTAGCTGCCCCCAGCTCCTCATGTGACCTCCGTCTGGAGACAGGCCAGCAGATTGTCATTGAGGAGCGCCCAGGCCAGGAGCTGACTGATGTCAACGGGGTCAGGATTGCAGCACCAG GAATTGAGGTTTGGAATCCTGCCTTTGATGTCACCCCCCATGACCTCATCACTGGTGGCATCATTACAGAGCTGGGCATCTTTACCCCCAAAGAGCTCCAGACAGCCCTAAGCACCACCATCTCCTGA
- the CCDC130 gene encoding coiled-coil domain-containing protein 130, whose protein sequence is MGERKGVNKYYPPDFNPEKHGSLNRYHHSHPLRERARKLSQGILVIRFEMPYNIWCDGCKNHIGMGVRYNAEKKKVGNYYTTPIYRFRMKCHLCINYIEMQTDPANCDYVIVSGAQRKEERWDMADNEQVLTTEHEKKQKLETDAMFRLEHGEADRSTLKKALPTLSHIQEAQSAWKDDFALNSMLRKRFREKKKALQEEEERDQALQAKASLAIPLVPETEDDRRLAALLKFHTLDSYEDKQKLKRTEIISRSWFPSASGPSSSSSKAGSVLKKLAQNRRSATTGSPITVGNLGIVRRQSREISESPQCLAETSKFGEPQVSEGTTQDRPISPQDCSQETVKTANTRGPQGQDGSCQDRLRSSSGSSQETPVPQDVPYPCLGSSLVADYSDSESE, encoded by the exons ATG ggtgaaaggaaaggagtaaaCAAGTACTACCCTCCAGATTTCAATCCTGAAAAG CATGGCTCTCTTAACCGGTACCACCATAGCCACCCACTACGGGAGCGGGCTCGGAAGCTGTCCCAGGGCATCCTTGTCATCAG GTTCGAGATGCCGTATAACATCTGGTGTGACGGCTGCAAGAACCACATCGGCATGG gtGTTCGTTACAAcgcagaaaagaagaaagttggcAATTACTACACAACCCCAATCTACAG attCCGGATGAAATGCCACCTCTGCATCAACTACATCGAGATGCAGACAGACCCTGCCAATTGTGACTATGTGATTGTGAGTGGCGCCCAGCGCAAGGAAGAGCGCTGGGACATGGCAGATAACGAGCAGGTGCTGACGACAG AGCACGAGAAGAAGCAGAAGCTGGAGACAGATGCCATGTTCCGCCTGGAGCATGGTGAGGCTGACCGAAGCACACTCAAGAAAGCCCTTCCCACCCTGAGCCACATCCAGGAGGCACAGAGCGCCTGGAAGGACGATTTCGCCCTCAACAGCATGCTGCGGAAAAGGTTCCGG gaaaagaaaaaagccctgcaggaggaggaagagagggaccaGGCACTGCAGGCTAAGGCAAGCTTGGCCATCCCACTGGTGCCAGAGACAGAGGACGACCGCAGGCTGGCTGCCTTGCTCAAGTTCCATACCCTGGACT CATATGAGGACAAGCAGAAACTCAAGCGGACAGAGATCATCAGCCGCTCCTGGTTTCCATCAGCCTCAggacccagcagcagcagcagcaaagctGGCAGCGTCCTGAAGAAGCTGGCCCAGAACCGCAGATCTGCAACCACCGGCTCTCCCATCACCGTGGGGAACCTGGGTATTGTGCGAAGGCAGTCCCGGGAGATCTCAGAGAGCCCGCAGTGCCTGGCTGAGACCTCCAAGTTTGGGGAGCCCCAGGTGTCAGAGGGCACCACCCAGGACAGGCCCATATCCCCCCAAGACTGCTCTCAGGAGACAGTCAAGACCGCCAATACAAGGGGACCTCAGGGGCAGGATGGGAGCTGTCAGGACAGGCTGAGGTCCTCTTCAGGCTCCTCCCAGGAGACACCTGTCCCTCAGGATGTGCCATACCCCTGCCTCGGCTCCTCCCTCGTGGCTGATTACTCAGACTCGGAGAGTGAGTGA